The genomic segment TGCCGTGGGGCTGGACCAGCAGGACTGGACGGACCGGTTTATGCGGGCCTACCAGGCGTCGGGTCAGCCGGATGACGGCGACTGGACTACGTTCGCCTCGAATGTGGGCAAGGCGCGGCTGCAGCAACGGGAGGCCGCGGAGTTCCGGCTGCGCTGGCTGGGCGTGGTGCTGCTGCTGGCACTGGTGACGGCTCTGGGCTACGTGGCTGTGCGGATCTATGGCGCGAAGGCGGGCTGGTGGCCGACGGTGATTCCGTCGAACCATGTGGGCGAGACGGTAGGCACCTGGGTTTCGTCGGCGCGCGCATGGGTGGGGAAGCTGCTGGCCTGACGGCCGCACCAGTTCTTAGTTCGCAGTTCCTAGCTCGCAGTTGCGGAGAGTGCGGCGTATTGTTGGCATCGGGTGCAGCGCTTTGCTGCCGCTAACAGCTTGTGAGCTGCTTCGACTACCATGCTCCAGAATTGAAATCCCGACTTTGAAAGGGACGTCATTGAGGGCTGCGTCGAATACTGTCGACCTGCGGGCATGGTTCGAAGTTAGCAGGGCGTTACTCGTCGTCCTGGTGCTCTGGCCGGTGTCTCTCTATGCCCAAGCTCAACCTCAAGACATTACCTGCGAGAGCGGAAGCGGTGAATACAGCACACGCTTCTCCACCGGGGTCACTGTGAAGGTGAGTCCGTTGCGGAAAGGAGCCTTCGCGGAACGGGCATGCGCCGCGAAGCTAACGTGGGGCGCGGAAGAAATTACGGTTGCATCCAATGTCGAGCAAGTGGGCATCGATGTCCTGGGTGCTGATTTAGGTTTCGGTA from the Occallatibacter riparius genome contains:
- a CDS encoding helix-turn-helix domain-containing protein is translated as MGSFGEDLRMERMSRGIALEDITAVTKISQHHLVALEQERFRLLPGGILNKGIVRGYASAVGLDQQDWTDRFMRAYQASGQPDDGDWTTFASNVGKARLQQREAAEFRLRWLGVVLLLALVTALGYVAVRIYGAKAGWWPTVIPSNHVGETVGTWVSSARAWVGKLLA